The Enterobacter kobei genome has a segment encoding these proteins:
- a CDS encoding LysR family transcriptional regulator, translating into MMNIMHPALRRLDLNLLPVFDAIYRHRSVRLAADELAMSTSALSHALSRLRATLNDPLFFREGHRMSPSVYAAQLAPSIASALSFLNHELTPQPEFDAPSSTESLHIAITDFTALCVFPTLMHSLQHAAPGLRFELRYLPHSPALTELLAGEVDLALGFSTSEDIRHPELEEIGWFEDEYVVISNASRTRLTLEDYLAARHLVVTPWNEKQGVLDLRLEQLGYTRHIAIKTPSMLSAPFIVAQSDLLMAIPRFAAEKLVAAADLRIFALPFSIRAFEVKIYSHKRSGQREATRWLKEELHKLAQAVRRSADGGGSHPS; encoded by the coding sequence ATGATGAATATTATGCATCCGGCTTTACGACGTCTTGATTTAAACCTGTTGCCCGTTTTCGACGCGATTTACCGCCATCGTTCTGTTCGTCTGGCAGCCGATGAGCTGGCGATGAGCACATCGGCACTGAGCCATGCGCTTTCGCGTCTGCGCGCGACGCTGAACGATCCGCTCTTTTTTCGGGAAGGGCATCGTATGTCCCCCAGCGTGTATGCTGCTCAGCTCGCACCTTCCATCGCTTCCGCACTGTCATTCCTGAATCATGAGCTGACTCCGCAGCCGGAGTTTGACGCCCCCAGCAGTACCGAGAGCTTACACATTGCGATTACGGATTTTACCGCGCTTTGCGTTTTTCCGACCCTGATGCACTCCTTGCAGCATGCTGCCCCTGGTTTGCGTTTTGAATTGCGTTATTTGCCCCACAGCCCGGCGCTGACGGAGCTATTAGCCGGGGAAGTGGATCTGGCGCTCGGGTTCAGTACCTCGGAGGATATTCGTCATCCGGAACTGGAGGAGATAGGCTGGTTCGAAGATGAGTATGTGGTCATCAGTAACGCCAGCCGGACACGGCTGACGCTGGAGGATTATCTCGCGGCCCGACATCTGGTGGTCACGCCCTGGAATGAGAAACAAGGGGTTCTGGATCTGCGGCTTGAGCAGTTGGGCTATACCCGGCACATAGCGATCAAAACGCCGTCGATGCTCAGCGCCCCGTTTATCGTTGCACAAAGCGATCTGCTGATGGCAATCCCGCGGTTTGCGGCTGAGAAGCTGGTCGCGGCTGCGGATCTCAGGATATTTGCTTTACCGTTTTCAATCCGCGCGTTTGAAGTGAAAATTTACTCGCATAAACGCAGCGGCCAGCGGGAGGCGACCCGCTGGCTTAAGGAGGAGCTGCATAAACTGGCGCAGGCGGTAAGACGTTCAGCTGATGGCGGGGGAAGTCATCCGTCTTAA
- a CDS encoding tetratricopeptide repeat protein, with product MRKLYALFLVAAVPTVALADTSLEELQHDWSVCQYQTLEAKKENCFSSLSQKAHQASQMKNNTSAPLLIWSAIIDSSWAGAKGGLGALSLVKQARTNLEKAIEIEPNALQGSAWTSLGALYYQVPGWPIGFGDKDKADEMLKKALAINPDGIDPNYFYGDYLLKEKRTDEARRFLTKALKASARPGREIADNGRRRDIERDLQSIP from the coding sequence ATGAGAAAACTGTATGCTCTATTTCTTGTTGCAGCAGTTCCGACTGTAGCACTGGCGGACACCTCCCTCGAGGAATTACAACACGATTGGTCTGTGTGCCAGTATCAAACTCTGGAAGCCAAAAAAGAGAACTGCTTTAGTTCACTTAGTCAGAAAGCGCATCAGGCAAGTCAGATGAAAAACAACACAAGCGCACCACTGTTAATTTGGTCTGCAATCATTGATAGCAGCTGGGCTGGCGCAAAAGGTGGTCTGGGAGCATTGAGCCTTGTTAAACAAGCCCGCACTAACCTGGAGAAAGCGATTGAAATTGAACCTAACGCGCTTCAGGGATCAGCCTGGACAAGCCTGGGGGCTCTTTATTATCAGGTTCCCGGGTGGCCAATCGGTTTTGGTGATAAAGACAAAGCTGATGAAATGTTGAAAAAAGCGCTGGCCATCAACCCTGACGGTATAGACCCTAACTATTTCTACGGCGATTACCTTCTAAAAGAGAAAAGAACGGATGAAGCCAGGCGTTTTCTAACCAAAGCACTGAAAGCATCGGCTCGCCCAGGGCGCGAAATCGCTGACAATGGACGCCGTCGTGATATTGAAAGGGATTTGCAAAGCATTCCATAA
- a CDS encoding SDR family oxidoreductase, translated as MNLLNKTVLLTGASGGIGQALARELAHKGARLYLVGRNEKAMSLLKNAIPHPERHNIALMRSYSDEEILGLANSLSQNGGLDILINNAGSSRFALLEQQSFDDIREQIRTNIEIPALLTRALLDKMNRPGIVLNIGSIFGEIGHPAWSVYSATKAATHRFSEALGRELQGSGITVLYAAPRATKTTLNSEQVYALNQKLGNNNDSPIYVASQLARLLETEQKRYRFGIMERLFVKINAWFPHVVDGALAKKLPVIQEFARKSLKGEHK; from the coding sequence ATGAATCTGCTTAATAAAACCGTTCTGCTAACCGGTGCCAGCGGAGGAATCGGTCAGGCGCTGGCGCGAGAGCTGGCGCATAAAGGCGCGAGACTCTATCTCGTAGGGCGTAATGAAAAGGCAATGTCGCTTTTAAAGAATGCCATTCCTCACCCGGAGCGACACAATATCGCCCTAATGCGCAGCTATTCCGACGAAGAGATATTAGGGCTGGCGAACAGCCTGTCTCAGAATGGTGGGTTGGACATTCTCATCAATAACGCAGGAAGCAGTCGCTTTGCATTGCTTGAACAGCAATCATTCGACGATATTCGTGAACAGATCCGAACCAATATCGAGATTCCTGCCCTTCTGACCCGGGCCTTGCTGGATAAAATGAACAGACCTGGCATCGTGCTTAATATTGGTTCAATTTTTGGGGAAATAGGGCATCCGGCGTGGAGTGTATACAGCGCAACCAAGGCTGCGACACACCGTTTTTCCGAAGCACTTGGTCGGGAATTGCAGGGAAGCGGTATTACCGTTTTGTATGCCGCTCCACGCGCAACAAAAACCACGCTCAACAGCGAACAGGTTTACGCCCTTAACCAAAAACTCGGTAATAACAACGATTCGCCGATTTATGTCGCATCCCAGCTTGCACGGCTTCTTGAAACGGAGCAGAAGCGGTATCGCTTTGGAATTATGGAGCGTCTGTTCGTCAAAATTAATGCCTGGTTTCCTCACGTCGTCGACGGAGCATTAGCAAAAAAATTACCTGTCATTCAGGAATTCGCCAGAAAATCGTTAAAAGGAGAACACAAATGA
- a CDS encoding TenA family transcriptional regulator — MSFYQELQNQTAVERQRLLDSPVIARCQTGDISAEMYIAFLTQAYYHVSHTVPLLMCAGSCLPASHEAVRGAIAEYIDEEYGHQEWILNDIRACGGNPEAVRNGMPGLPIEMMIAYLYYRIERVNPMSIFGMVLVLEGTSVSIATAVAAQLENTLALPEQATTYLRSHGELDQGHLQFFASLMDSITDKCDQEAIIHTARRIYHLYGQMLDQLGDNVHESA, encoded by the coding sequence ATGAGCTTTTATCAGGAATTACAGAATCAGACCGCTGTAGAACGTCAACGTTTACTTGATTCACCTGTTATTGCGCGTTGCCAGACAGGCGATATCTCGGCGGAGATGTATATCGCGTTTTTGACACAGGCTTATTATCACGTCAGTCATACCGTTCCGCTACTAATGTGTGCTGGCAGCTGCCTTCCTGCCTCTCACGAAGCCGTACGTGGCGCAATCGCTGAATATATTGATGAGGAATATGGGCATCAGGAGTGGATCCTCAATGATATTCGTGCATGTGGGGGGAATCCTGAGGCAGTAAGAAATGGTATGCCGGGCCTGCCCATCGAAATGATGATCGCTTACCTCTACTACCGAATTGAGCGGGTAAACCCGATGAGCATATTTGGCATGGTGCTCGTGCTGGAAGGCACTAGTGTGTCAATTGCAACAGCTGTTGCGGCTCAGCTGGAAAATACTCTGGCGCTGCCTGAGCAGGCAACCACCTACCTGCGTTCTCACGGAGAACTCGATCAGGGCCATCTGCAATTCTTTGCGTCCCTCATGGATTCAATCACTGACAAGTGCGATCAGGAGGCCATTATCCACACGGCTCGTCGTATTTATCATCTCTACGGACAGATGCTTGACCAACTGGGAGATAACGTCCATGAATCTGCTTAA
- a CDS encoding AMP-binding protein, with protein sequence MFLNALKQQALQYPDQTALRGETTLWSWKQYLEAVVNAASLLHALGIRRLALELDNSPEWAIIDLACISVGIVIVPIPPFFSETQKEWVRASASIDAQIGGESMSGWHRHDFPFGKLQVRQLTAPTSLPVGTSKITFTSGTTGEPKGVCLSQKGMLWTAQTLATALRPIAPEKHLVSLPLSILLENLCGIYIPLLMGAETVILPTAQTGFEGSSQFNPKRFLQALMTWQPESLVLVPEILRVLVHLHQVAPESTRSLRFVAVGGGKIPTPLMELAANAGLPVFEGYGLSECGSVVALNLPGSSKKSSVGKPLPGINVTVDPLQQLHVTSPANALGYLGEESQNTTVPTGDLASVDDDGFIHIIGRLKNVQINAYGRNFSPEWPEAEAMACPAVRRVVIFGDGLTRNVALVDAFEGQKELARQQLMRISAHLPDYAQFHRLLFTSEISSPEMITANGRPKRSAIWQSLKHIILTCSQEEDA encoded by the coding sequence ATGTTTCTTAACGCACTGAAACAGCAAGCTCTTCAATACCCTGATCAAACTGCTCTTAGGGGTGAAACAACGTTATGGAGCTGGAAGCAATATTTAGAGGCAGTCGTAAACGCCGCATCGTTGCTCCACGCCCTGGGGATTAGAAGGCTGGCGCTTGAGCTTGATAATAGTCCGGAGTGGGCCATTATCGATCTTGCCTGTATATCTGTCGGGATCGTCATTGTACCCATTCCTCCCTTTTTCTCGGAAACGCAAAAAGAATGGGTGCGTGCTTCAGCGTCGATTGATGCGCAAATTGGTGGTGAGAGTATGTCTGGATGGCACAGACATGATTTCCCATTCGGTAAGCTGCAGGTTAGACAGTTAACTGCCCCAACGTCGTTGCCTGTGGGGACATCCAAGATTACCTTTACCTCGGGAACCACCGGTGAACCTAAAGGCGTGTGCCTGAGTCAGAAGGGAATGTTATGGACCGCGCAAACACTCGCTACCGCTCTGCGTCCAATCGCACCGGAGAAACATCTTGTCAGCCTGCCGCTCAGCATTCTGCTCGAGAATTTGTGCGGAATCTATATCCCATTATTAATGGGTGCAGAAACAGTGATATTACCCACGGCTCAGACAGGCTTTGAGGGTTCAAGTCAATTTAACCCCAAACGTTTTTTACAGGCCTTAATGACATGGCAACCTGAAAGCCTGGTTCTTGTACCTGAAATATTACGGGTGTTAGTCCATCTGCATCAGGTGGCGCCTGAAAGTACACGTTCTCTGCGCTTCGTGGCCGTGGGTGGCGGGAAAATTCCGACGCCGTTAATGGAACTGGCAGCAAATGCAGGCTTACCCGTTTTTGAAGGCTATGGGTTATCAGAGTGCGGTTCTGTTGTCGCTCTTAATTTGCCTGGTTCTTCCAAAAAGAGCAGCGTTGGCAAACCTCTGCCAGGTATAAACGTTACCGTTGATCCCTTACAGCAACTACACGTAACGAGTCCAGCCAATGCCCTGGGGTATCTCGGGGAGGAATCACAAAATACAACGGTTCCTACTGGCGACCTTGCAAGCGTTGATGATGATGGATTTATTCATATTATTGGCCGTTTAAAAAACGTTCAGATAAACGCATACGGTCGCAATTTTTCTCCAGAATGGCCTGAAGCAGAAGCGATGGCATGCCCTGCTGTGCGCCGTGTAGTCATTTTTGGTGATGGTTTAACACGTAACGTTGCGCTTGTTGATGCTTTTGAAGGACAAAAGGAGCTGGCGCGTCAACAGTTAATGCGTATCTCCGCGCATCTTCCAGACTACGCGCAATTTCACCGATTGCTGTTTACGTCCGAAATATCTTCTCCCGAAATGATTACCGCAAATGGTCGCCCTAAACGAAGCGCCATCTGGCAGTCCCTGAAACATATTATTCTCACCTGCAGCCAGGAAGAAGACGCATGA
- a CDS encoding thermostable hemolysin, whose product MPPYTLKWLHGEHEQNDISALIRENYQQVYQASISRCMPWLIGLYDANGELKAASGVHIASQGSLYLEKYLDSPIEVTLSSRLSQSVSRAAIVEIGNFAARDGASARIMFAALCQVLTEYQFSWIVFTGTKKIRNTFHRLNLNPILIMPANPARLGNDAHEWGKYYQYDPQIMAGELAGGHSALTQGSLLMKLINTLPEAPWTNLSGEHHVS is encoded by the coding sequence ATGCCCCCCTACACTCTTAAATGGCTTCACGGTGAACACGAACAGAATGATATTTCAGCGTTAATCCGTGAAAACTATCAGCAGGTTTATCAGGCTTCGATTTCCCGTTGCATGCCATGGCTTATTGGCCTTTACGATGCAAATGGTGAACTTAAGGCTGCCAGTGGCGTACATATCGCCTCTCAGGGATCTCTTTATCTGGAAAAATATCTCGATAGCCCCATTGAGGTAACGCTTTCGTCACGGCTGTCGCAATCTGTTTCTCGCGCCGCAATTGTCGAAATTGGAAATTTTGCAGCGAGGGATGGTGCAAGTGCACGAATCATGTTTGCAGCGCTCTGCCAGGTCCTTACTGAGTATCAATTTTCATGGATCGTGTTTACCGGTACGAAAAAAATTCGCAATACCTTTCATCGACTTAATTTGAATCCCATCCTCATCATGCCGGCCAATCCCGCTCGCCTTGGGAATGATGCACATGAATGGGGAAAATACTATCAATATGACCCACAAATTATGGCCGGTGAACTGGCTGGCGGTCATTCTGCGCTAACTCAGGGCAGTCTATTGATGAAGTTAATAAACACTTTACCCGAGGCTCCATGGACTAATCTGTCGGGAGAACATCATGTTTCTTAA
- a CDS encoding cytochrome b, translating to MNRNYASSQIALHWLVFVAIIIAYAAMELKGLAVKGSPIRVTMAIVHYTAGFSVMLLMVIRVVLKMTHRDPEIIPPPPRWQIVASKIIHGLLYLMFLLLPLLGIASLYFGQIEWSFFGIKMPIATYLNTDAQHTLKEVHEFIANAGYFLVGFHALAALFHHYFVRDNTLVRMLPIIHRHK from the coding sequence ATGAACAGAAATTACGCCAGCAGTCAGATCGCATTGCACTGGCTTGTATTTGTAGCCATTATTATCGCCTATGCAGCTATGGAGTTAAAAGGGCTGGCGGTTAAGGGTAGCCCGATCCGTGTAACTATGGCGATAGTGCACTATACTGCGGGCTTTAGCGTTATGTTGCTAATGGTTATCCGGGTTGTCCTGAAAATGACACATCGCGACCCTGAAATTATACCACCACCACCACGCTGGCAAATTGTGGCGTCAAAAATAATACACGGATTGTTGTATTTAATGTTTCTCCTGTTACCGTTGCTGGGGATTGCATCGCTTTACTTTGGGCAGATTGAATGGTCCTTTTTTGGAATAAAAATGCCTATAGCCACCTATCTTAATACAGATGCACAGCATACCCTCAAAGAAGTGCATGAGTTTATTGCAAATGCCGGGTATTTTCTTGTCGGTTTCCATGCTCTGGCCGCATTATTTCATCATTACTTCGTTCGTGATAACACGCTGGTGAGAATGTTGCCGATAATACATCGACATAAATAA
- a CDS encoding metal/formaldehyde-sensitive transcriptional repressor yields MPHSPEDKKRILTRVRRIRGQVDALERALESGDPCLAILQQIAAVRGAANGLMGEMVEIHLKDELVTGETTPDQRAVRMAEVGHLLRSYLK; encoded by the coding sequence ATGCCGCATTCACCCGAAGATAAAAAACGTATTCTTACTCGCGTCCGTCGCATTCGGGGCCAAGTCGATGCCCTTGAACGCGCACTGGAGTCGGGCGATCCCTGTCTGGCTATCCTGCAGCAAATTGCGGCCGTGCGCGGTGCTGCCAATGGCCTGATGGGCGAAATGGTAGAAATTCATCTCAAAGATGAGCTGGTGACGGGAGAGACAACGCCGGATCAGCGAGCCGTGCGCATGGCAGAAGTCGGCCATTTGCTGCGCTCTTATCTAAAATAA